One Diospyros lotus cultivar Yz01 chromosome 1, ASM1463336v1, whole genome shotgun sequence genomic window carries:
- the LOC127808473 gene encoding uncharacterized protein LOC127808473 translates to MKKYGLQLRVPPTQQKKQPTRPPLPTPLGFHDEDEDDVEREISRQASKNKALKEIEEQHKKALEEDPSVFDYDGVYDEMKQKATRPLVQDRQERKPKYIQALIEKAKVREREHEIIYERKLAKERSKEEHLYADKDKFVTSAYKKKLAEQAKWLEEERLRQLREEKDDVTKKKDLSDFYFNLSKNVAFGGLDAETRKSEQEQKEAVVSTSEERSISAESHLDFTKQREGHQGGPSTQPEERSKSVDEKPVVDASTDGVAEKSSEDQPIRDHHKRNEDAVAAAKERFLARKRAKEQ, encoded by the exons atgaagaagtACGGTTTGCAACTTAGGGTTCCACCAACCCAGCAAAAGAAGCAGCCAACCCGGCCTCCCCTTCCAACTCCTCTTGGCTTCCAtgatgaggatgaagatgatGTTGAGAGGGAGATTTCTCGTCAGGCCAGCAAGAACAAGGCTCTCAAAGAA ATTGAGGAGCAGCATAAgaaagccttggaggaagatcCCTCTGTGTTTGATTATGATGGGGTatatgatgaaatgaaacaGAAAGCAACTCGTCCTTTGGTACAAGATAGGCAGGAGAGAAAG CCGAAGTATATTCAAGCCTTGATTGAAAAGGCAAAAGTACGTGAGCGGGAACATGAGATAATTTATGAGAGAAAACTTGCTAAAGAGAGAAGCAAAGAGGAACATCTCTATGCAGACAAGGACAAGTTTGTTACCAGTGCTTACAAAAAGAAACTTGCGGAGCAGGCTAAGTGGTTGGAGGAAGAACGTCTGCGGCAACTTCGAGAAGAGAAAGATGAT GTTACGAAGAAGAAAGACTTGAGTGACTTCTACTTCAACCTATCAAAAAATGTTGCTTTTGGTGGCCTAGATGCTGAGACAAGGAAATCTGAGCAGGAGCAAAAAGAAGCAGTTGTTAGTACGTCAGAAGAACGATCTATATCGGCTGAATCTCACTTGGACTTCACCAAGCAGAGGGAGGGGCATCAAGGTGGGCCTTCAACCCAACCTGAGGAGAGATCCAAATCTGTAGATGAAAAGCCAGTTGTTGATGCTTCCACAGACGGTGTAGCTGAAAAATCATCCGAAGACCAACCAATACGCGATCAtcataaaagaaatgaagatgCAGTTGCTGCAGCCAAAGAACGGTTTCTGGCACGGAAGAGGGCAAAGGAACAATAG